A DNA window from Streptomyces sp. 71268 contains the following coding sequences:
- a CDS encoding AfsA-related hotdog domain-containing protein, translated as MGSNAAACPAGPAAEGVTSHLIHRPRSSEHYLLDAPCTGEEDFVLVSRTPLGHPLFNDGPGHFHDIQGAAEMAREVGEFIGHQFFGLPAEQHAVFARLHLRITHLAAWRARPEQADLTVRVRARPTEVLRGVPRGVELRSELSLDDVECATGTASLAFSPPDPPLQYAPPPRPAVPSPEEREGGGAHGAPQRPAAASEVGRGSPANVVVSEPAEAAPYGRFVTQLLASTHHRVFATEGGGHLSGMLLLEAMRQTALLAAGRTYGLTPSRATMATSRVLFRARAEPGLPLTCTAVPGPLGRDAQQRPSVPVTVTLTQYGRRVAEATSTVLQDF; from the coding sequence ATGGGTAGCAACGCCGCCGCCTGCCCGGCCGGGCCCGCCGCCGAGGGCGTGACCAGCCACCTCATCCACCGGCCCCGGTCGTCGGAGCACTACCTCCTGGACGCCCCGTGCACCGGCGAGGAAGACTTCGTCCTCGTCTCCCGGACCCCGCTCGGGCACCCGCTCTTCAACGACGGCCCCGGCCACTTCCACGACATCCAGGGCGCCGCGGAGATGGCCCGCGAGGTGGGCGAGTTCATCGGGCACCAGTTCTTCGGGCTGCCCGCCGAGCAGCACGCGGTCTTCGCCCGGCTGCACCTGCGCATCACCCACCTCGCGGCCTGGCGGGCGCGCCCCGAGCAGGCCGACCTGACGGTGCGCGTCCGGGCCCGCCCGACCGAGGTGCTGCGCGGCGTGCCGCGCGGGGTCGAGCTGCGCAGCGAACTGAGCCTGGACGACGTCGAGTGCGCCACCGGCACCGCCAGCCTCGCCTTCTCGCCGCCCGACCCGCCGCTCCAGTACGCTCCCCCGCCCCGCCCGGCGGTCCCCTCCCCCGAGGAGCGCGAGGGCGGCGGCGCGCACGGAGCTCCCCAGCGCCCCGCCGCGGCGTCGGAGGTGGGTCGCGGCAGCCCGGCGAACGTGGTGGTGAGCGAGCCGGCCGAGGCCGCGCCGTACGGCCGCTTCGTCACCCAACTCCTCGCCAGCACCCACCACCGGGTGTTCGCCACCGAGGGCGGGGGCCACCTGTCGGGCATGCTGCTGCTTGAGGCGATGCGGCAGACGGCGCTGCTGGCGGCCGGCCGGACCTACGGGTTGACGCCGTCGCGCGCGACCATGGCCACCTCGCGGGTCCTCTTCCGGGCGCGCGCCGAGCCCGGCCTCCCCCTCACCTGCACGGCCGTTCCCGGGCCGCTGGGCCGCGACGCGCAGCAGCGGCCGTCGGTGCCGGTCACGGTGACCCTGACCCAGTACGGACGGCGCGTCGCGGAGGCCACCTCGACGGTCCTGCAGGACTTCTGA
- a CDS encoding BTAD domain-containing putative transcriptional regulator codes for MEVTGEPPEERVLTPRAAKPRVVLASLLVRADRVVSVDALADELWGGSPPRTPTATIQVYVSHLRKTLRAADPEGGRDALVTRSPGYVLRPGPGQLDLADFEELHDRGRRALERGDHAAAADLHRRALALWRGPLLADTPHGPLLGGAAAWAAEVRVSTIEQRVRADLQLGRHHELVGELRTLVAEHPLREELHAHLMLALFRTERQSEALRVYARLRETLLDELGTEPGPPLQRLHRRVLAADQGLMFPDGAVAAPSSAPPPGRLAACLPAADPTFTGRAAALAEVERLVRSAPAGGCVAIAGPAGVGKTALAVEAAHRSADAFADGPIFLDLCPPGRGPLTAAEAMGRLARRAGVPGPLPTDPQELTDLVQRLFAGRRTLLVVDNAACEAQVRPLLPTGPGSVTLLTSRRLLAGLSGMRPVVLSAPDHAEATAMFEAAATLARPVDEPEAVARVVEWCGGLPLAVRVAAAQLVARPHWTVATLADRLADEGTRLSGLTAGDVDVRASLRAAYREAPAPERRAFRLLGLLPPGAFGPWLAAAVFGVTSREAQRMLEALVDARLVEVARADGTGPDRYRLHALWRLLAVESLADESPLTVREATRRMCVAYADAASYADALFAPGRRGDDGAYHRGGVPPDGGAGAPWPATAPTERPAGPERADTVDCGLAMSGCGLATDPRRGATGPTGPATGAPWPAGPRRAPTYPAHLPATRAPATPPSTADAPRAGLGDPRAWPPAEPVADGRSWYAEAVGPHPLDWFAAERGRLVAVVTAAHAARLWRPTIRLADSLSAGLEALAAWEDWQTTHALALDAARRCGDRRAAARLLRSLGDLHWQRRRLALAREHYQQAQLAAWEVADSREYGRTLVALAELSLDTGQVADATRLLTTALAVASTPMDTRGRYEALRALALVALETGDPGAARRSLDECLELAEALRDRRLEDYARRALRALRAGGRGRTDAPTARWAQPSGVEVRPGVWRLRTPTQS; via the coding sequence ATGGAAGTGACGGGCGAACCGCCTGAGGAGCGCGTGCTGACGCCACGGGCCGCGAAGCCGCGCGTCGTGCTCGCCAGTCTGCTGGTGCGGGCTGACCGGGTGGTGTCCGTCGACGCCCTGGCCGATGAACTGTGGGGCGGCAGTCCGCCACGCACCCCCACCGCCACCATCCAGGTCTACGTCTCCCACCTCCGCAAGACCCTGCGGGCGGCCGACCCCGAGGGCGGGCGCGACGCGCTCGTGACCCGCAGCCCAGGTTACGTGCTGCGCCCGGGGCCCGGACAGCTCGACCTCGCCGACTTCGAGGAGTTGCACGACCGGGGGCGCAGGGCGCTGGAGCGCGGGGACCACGCCGCGGCCGCCGACCTGCACCGGCGGGCGCTGGCGCTGTGGCGCGGCCCGCTGCTCGCGGACACCCCGCACGGCCCGCTGCTGGGCGGGGCCGCGGCCTGGGCGGCCGAGGTGCGCGTCTCCACCATCGAGCAACGTGTGCGCGCCGACCTCCAGTTGGGCCGCCACCACGAACTGGTCGGCGAGCTGCGGACCTTGGTGGCCGAGCACCCGCTGCGCGAGGAGTTGCACGCCCACCTGATGCTCGCGCTGTTCCGGACCGAGCGGCAGAGCGAGGCGCTGCGGGTGTACGCGCGGCTGCGCGAGACGCTGCTCGACGAACTCGGTACGGAGCCAGGGCCGCCGTTGCAGCGACTGCACCGCCGCGTCCTGGCCGCTGACCAGGGGCTGATGTTCCCCGACGGCGCCGTGGCAGCGCCGTCGAGCGCGCCGCCGCCCGGGCGGCTGGCGGCCTGCCTGCCGGCGGCCGACCCGACGTTCACCGGCCGTGCCGCGGCGCTCGCCGAGGTGGAGCGGCTGGTGCGGAGCGCGCCGGCCGGCGGCTGCGTCGCCATCGCCGGCCCGGCCGGGGTCGGCAAGACCGCGCTGGCCGTGGAGGCGGCGCACCGCAGCGCGGACGCCTTCGCGGACGGGCCGATCTTCCTCGACCTGTGCCCGCCGGGCCGGGGCCCGCTTACCGCCGCCGAGGCGATGGGGCGGCTGGCACGGCGGGCGGGGGTGCCGGGGCCGCTGCCCACCGACCCGCAGGAGCTGACCGACCTGGTGCAGCGGCTGTTCGCCGGCCGGCGCACGCTGCTGGTCGTGGACAACGCCGCCTGCGAGGCGCAGGTACGCCCGCTGCTGCCGACCGGTCCGGGCAGCGTGACGTTGCTGACCAGCCGGCGCCTGCTCGCGGGGCTGAGCGGCATGCGCCCGGTGGTGCTGTCCGCGCCCGACCACGCCGAGGCGACCGCCATGTTCGAGGCCGCCGCGACCCTGGCCCGCCCGGTGGACGAGCCGGAGGCGGTGGCGCGCGTCGTGGAGTGGTGCGGCGGGCTGCCGCTCGCCGTGCGGGTCGCCGCCGCGCAGTTGGTCGCCCGCCCGCACTGGACGGTCGCCACGCTCGCCGACCGACTGGCCGACGAGGGCACCCGGCTGTCCGGGCTGACGGCGGGCGACGTCGATGTCCGCGCGTCGCTCCGCGCCGCCTACCGCGAGGCGCCGGCCCCCGAACGGCGGGCCTTTCGGCTGCTGGGCCTCCTACCGCCGGGCGCGTTCGGGCCGTGGCTCGCGGCGGCCGTGTTCGGCGTCACCTCGCGCGAGGCCCAGCGGATGTTGGAGGCGCTGGTCGACGCGCGGCTGGTGGAGGTCGCCAGGGCCGACGGCACCGGGCCCGACCGGTACCGACTGCACGCGCTGTGGCGGCTGCTCGCCGTCGAGTCGCTGGCCGACGAGTCCCCCCTGACGGTGCGGGAGGCGACGCGGCGGATGTGCGTGGCGTACGCGGACGCGGCCTCGTACGCCGACGCCCTCTTCGCCCCCGGGCGACGGGGTGACGACGGCGCGTACCACCGTGGCGGCGTGCCGCCCGATGGTGGCGCCGGCGCTCCGTGGCCCGCGACCGCGCCCACGGAACGTCCGGCGGGGCCGGAACGCGCGGACACCGTGGACTGCGGGCTTGCGATGAGCGGGTGCGGCCTCGCGACCGATCCGCGCCGGGGTGCGACCGGCCCCACCGGTCCGGCGACCGGCGCCCCATGGCCGGCCGGCCCGCGCCGTGCCCCCACGTACCCGGCCCACCTCCCCGCCACCCGCGCGCCGGCCACCCCGCCGAGCACGGCGGACGCGCCCCGCGCCGGGCTCGGCGACCCGCGTGCGTGGCCCCCGGCCGAGCCGGTCGCCGACGGCCGCTCCTGGTACGCCGAGGCCGTGGGCCCCCATCCGCTGGATTGGTTCGCGGCCGAGCGGGGCCGGCTGGTGGCGGTCGTCACCGCGGCACACGCGGCCCGGCTGTGGCGGCCCACGATCCGGTTGGCCGACAGTCTGAGCGCCGGCCTGGAGGCGCTGGCCGCCTGGGAGGACTGGCAGACCACGCACGCCCTCGCGCTGGACGCGGCCCGCCGCTGCGGCGACCGCCGCGCCGCCGCCCGGCTGTTGCGCTCGCTGGGCGACCTGCACTGGCAGCGGCGCCGCCTCGCGCTGGCGCGCGAGCACTACCAGCAGGCCCAACTCGCCGCGTGGGAGGTCGCCGACTCGCGCGAGTACGGCCGCACCCTGGTCGCGTTGGCCGAACTCAGCCTGGACACCGGGCAGGTCGCCGACGCGACCCGGCTGCTCACCACGGCCCTCGCGGTGGCCAGCACGCCGATGGACACCCGTGGCCGGTACGAGGCGCTGCGCGCGCTGGCCCTGGTCGCCCTGGAGACCGGTGACCCGGGGGCGGCGCGGCGCTCGTTGGACGAGTGCCTGGAGTTGGCCGAGGCGCTCCGCGATCGGCGCCTGGAGGACTACGCCCGCCGCGCACTGCGCGCCCTGCGCGCCGGAGGGCGGGGGCGCACGGACGCTCCGACGGCGCGTTGGGCGCAGCCCAGCGGCGTGGAGGTGCGCCCGGGCGTGTGGCGGTTGCGAACGCCGACCCAGTCCTGA
- a CDS encoding 4'-phosphopantetheinyl transferase superfamily protein produces MTAAESPRPVPPLGPPIEVVGQDTGWDRARAELLSSGAVLLHARQADWYPGAASAAELRTLLGDDWSCYLALAHPDLRMEYAASRMLLRYAAKTVVHGGASSSELGYGPTGRPYLRGCDKVDISLSHADGVMVVGLTTRGLIGVDVERTDRQVYGKGFGRHICTPYELVSLSNLPEYERNGSLIRLWTLKEAYSKAMGQAMKFRFTEVGFAPDGGPVRVRRPDGSLGGNHEWAFSSVVLDSGHRVSAAVFDAAAAKELGRAEFGTPRSTADGDCFA; encoded by the coding sequence ATGACGGCCGCCGAGAGCCCGAGACCGGTACCGCCGCTCGGCCCGCCCATAGAGGTCGTCGGCCAGGACACCGGCTGGGACCGGGCGCGCGCCGAACTCCTGTCCTCCGGAGCGGTGTTGCTGCACGCCCGGCAGGCCGACTGGTACCCGGGCGCGGCCTCCGCGGCCGAGCTGCGCACGCTGCTCGGGGACGACTGGTCCTGCTACCTCGCGCTGGCCCACCCCGACCTGCGGATGGAGTACGCGGCCTCGCGCATGCTGCTGCGGTACGCCGCGAAGACGGTCGTGCACGGCGGCGCGAGCAGCAGCGAACTCGGCTACGGGCCCACCGGCCGCCCCTACCTCCGTGGTTGCGACAAGGTCGACATCAGCCTCAGCCACGCGGACGGCGTGATGGTCGTGGGGCTGACCACCCGCGGGCTGATCGGCGTGGACGTCGAGCGCACCGACCGGCAGGTGTACGGCAAGGGCTTCGGCCGGCACATCTGCACCCCCTACGAACTGGTGTCGCTGTCCAACCTGCCGGAGTACGAGCGCAACGGCAGCCTGATCCGGCTGTGGACGCTGAAGGAGGCGTACAGCAAGGCCATGGGGCAGGCGATGAAGTTCCGCTTCACGGAGGTCGGCTTCGCCCCGGACGGCGGGCCGGTGCGGGTGCGGCGACCGGACGGCAGCCTCGGCGGCAACCACGAGTGGGCCTTCAGCTCCGTCGTGCTGGACAGCGGACACCGGGTGAGCGCCGCGGTCTTCGACGCGGCGGCGGCGAAAGAGCTGGGCCGCGCCGAGTTCGGCACCCCCCGCAGCACGGCCGACGGTGACTGCTTCGCGTAG
- a CDS encoding NUDIX hydrolase, with translation MRWKNLSERTVYENRWFSVNLADVELPDGHHLDHYLIRLRPVAVATVVNEANEVLLLWRHRFITDNWGWELPAGVVEDGEAVADAAAREMEEETGWRPGPLHHLLSVEPSNGLTDARHHIYWAEDADYVGPPEDAFESDRREWVPLKVIPDIVARGEVPAANMAAALLLLHHIRLG, from the coding sequence GTGCGATGGAAGAACCTCAGCGAGCGGACGGTGTACGAGAACCGTTGGTTCAGCGTGAACCTGGCGGACGTCGAACTCCCCGATGGGCACCACCTCGACCACTATCTGATCCGACTGCGGCCCGTCGCCGTGGCCACGGTGGTCAATGAGGCGAACGAGGTGCTGCTGCTGTGGCGGCACCGGTTCATCACGGACAACTGGGGCTGGGAGCTGCCCGCCGGCGTGGTCGAGGACGGCGAGGCCGTCGCCGACGCCGCGGCCCGCGAGATGGAGGAGGAGACCGGCTGGCGGCCCGGCCCGCTGCACCACCTGCTCTCCGTCGAGCCCTCCAACGGCCTGACCGACGCCCGGCACCACATCTACTGGGCCGAGGACGCCGACTACGTGGGCCCGCCCGAGGACGCCTTCGAGTCCGACCGCCGCGAGTGGGTCCCACTCAAGGTCATCCCGGACATCGTGGCCAGGGGCGAGGTGCCGGCCGCCAACATGGCGGCGGCGCTTCTGCTGCTGCACCACATACGCCTGGGCTGA
- a CDS encoding transcriptional regulator yields MEPNTLLDAVLDEAGISHAALAAHVNEAGRARGMELRYEHTAVARWLKGQRPRGQVPDLICEVLGERLHRALTLDSIGLGTPGSARGASTPLSGFVERATALWRSDEQQRPHIVRAPAVTGTPAVIPVWEWENPPEDADVSREGMTRVSMRDITMLRSARAHYEQMYRKAGGVATRARVVGFLISEAAPLLRGSYPDATGRQLHRATGGLVAVAGICAYDSDAHGLAQRYFHQALRLAKASGDRGLGAYVIALLVNQSLHMREHRQAVAFAESALRAAGPRITPALAADLYAMQAKAYARLGDGAGALSCIRRAESAAERIRPGQEPDETGYVQPGLVNVQVAEALLNLGDLDAAREHATAAVDTPAHDRGRVHRLAMLTHIELRQGDADRAGATAVEMAQRARGMESQRLRDRLRAVREHLVESGCAATSEAAELIDGALRVPL; encoded by the coding sequence ATGGAGCCCAACACACTGCTCGACGCCGTGCTGGACGAGGCGGGCATCTCGCACGCGGCACTGGCGGCACACGTCAACGAGGCGGGCCGGGCGCGCGGCATGGAGCTGCGCTACGAACACACCGCCGTGGCCCGCTGGTTGAAGGGGCAGCGCCCCCGTGGGCAGGTGCCCGACCTGATCTGCGAGGTGCTTGGCGAGCGGCTGCACCGCGCGCTGACCCTCGACTCCATCGGCCTCGGCACCCCCGGCAGCGCGCGCGGGGCCAGCACGCCGCTGTCCGGGTTCGTGGAGCGCGCCACCGCGCTGTGGCGCTCGGACGAGCAGCAGCGCCCCCACATCGTGCGGGCACCCGCCGTCACCGGGACGCCCGCGGTCATCCCCGTGTGGGAGTGGGAGAACCCGCCGGAGGACGCGGACGTCTCGCGGGAGGGCATGACCCGGGTCAGCATGCGCGACATCACCATGCTGCGCTCGGCCCGCGCCCACTACGAGCAGATGTACCGCAAGGCGGGTGGCGTGGCCACCCGCGCCCGCGTCGTGGGCTTCCTGATCTCCGAGGCCGCGCCGCTGCTGCGGGGCAGCTACCCGGACGCGACGGGGCGGCAACTCCACCGCGCCACCGGTGGACTGGTCGCCGTCGCGGGCATCTGCGCGTACGACTCCGACGCGCACGGGCTCGCCCAGCGCTACTTCCACCAGGCCCTGCGGCTCGCCAAGGCCAGCGGCGACCGTGGCCTCGGCGCCTACGTCATCGCGCTGTTGGTCAACCAGTCGCTGCACATGCGCGAACACCGGCAGGCGGTCGCCTTCGCCGAATCGGCGCTGCGCGCCGCCGGCCCCCGTATCACCCCCGCCCTCGCGGCCGATCTGTACGCCATGCAGGCCAAGGCGTACGCCCGGCTCGGCGACGGCGCGGGGGCGCTGTCCTGCATCCGGCGCGCGGAGAGCGCCGCCGAGCGCATCCGCCCCGGACAGGAGCCCGACGAGACCGGCTACGTACAGCCGGGCTTGGTGAACGTGCAGGTCGCCGAGGCGCTGTTGAACCTCGGTGACCTGGACGCGGCCCGCGAACACGCCACGGCCGCCGTGGACACTCCCGCGCACGACCGGGGCCGGGTACACCGGCTGGCGATGCTCACGCATATCGAGTTGCGCCAGGGGGACGCGGACCGGGCGGGGGCGACCGCGGTGGAAATGGCACAGCGGGCGCGCGGAATGGAATCGCAGCGCTTACGGGACCGGCTCCGCGCGGTGCGCGAGCATCTCGTCGAGAGCGGATGCGCCGCGACCTCCGAGGCCGCCGAACTGATCGACGGGGCACTGCGCGTTCCGCTGTGA